In Harmonia axyridis chromosome 6, icHarAxyr1.1, whole genome shotgun sequence, a single window of DNA contains:
- the LOC123682861 gene encoding ubiquitin carboxyl-terminal hydrolase calypso: protein MPVDIKELTEGWLELESDPGLFTLLLEDFGVKGVQVEEIYDLNKPLDSPVYGFIFLFRWVEERRSRRKVVEQLETFVKDEEAVNNIFFAQQMVPNSCATHALISILLNCPNIHLGDTLMRLKAHTHGMSPENKGWAIGNTPELACAHNSHAMPQAKRKLDKGSGVSTGRFTGEAFHFVSFVPIGGRLFELDGLKPFPIDHGPWSEESEWTDKFRSVMTDRLGITADEYNEIRFNLMAVVPDHRLAIQHKLKMLRTNRQIVLDALQHLRKAKVPEKKEETETNSTGMIMAVEDNHIQLSGGSAMETTNEKVTLCPLDYSTPLTIQTSPAPSTSSTDTSSEIGSVFNSPTQAWNWTQGSPVSRDLKRFVVIRVEGGEKEQSEVVKVEKNGPVARVRTCNGDTVVAEREKKHPELFEHHTFAPQDLLALLRNLDHEICLCEMSLKDENDKQNKYKIDDCRRTHNYDEFICTFISMLAEQGLLADLVEQHLQLPKRPGNIPTPKAVKIVKKDRHGKKKKGKTKTRKKR from the exons ATGCCGGTCGATATAAAAGAGCTAACTGAGGGTTGGCTTGAATTAGAAAGTGATCCTGGTTTATTCACCCTCCTTCTAGAAGATTTTGGAGTAAAAGGTGTCCAAGTTGAGGAAATATATGACTTGAACAAGCCTTTAGATAGCCCAGTGTACggttttatttttctatttcgaTGGGTGGAAGAGCGTAGATCCCGTAGAAAAGTAGTAGAACAATTAGAAACATTTGTTAAAGATGAAGAAGCTGttaacaatatattttttgcCCAGCAAATGGTGCCAAATAGTTGTGCAACTCATGCACTTATATCTATTTTGTTAAATTGCCCAAATATTCATTTAGGAGATACATTGATGAGATTAAAAGCACATACTCATGGTATGTCCCCTGAAAATAAAGGATGGGCTATTGGAAACACACCAGAGCTTGCTTGTGCTCATAATTCTCATGCTATGCCTCAAGCTAAAAGAAAACTCGATAAGG GTTCTGGAGTATCTACTGGACGTTTCACAGGTGAAGCTTTTCATTTTGTTAGTTTTGTACCTATAGGTGGAAGATTATTTGAATTAGATGGTTTGAAACCATTTCCTATTGATCATGGACCTTGGTCTGAAGAAAGTGAGTGGACAGATAAATTTAGGAGTGTAATGACAGATAGACTTG GTATAACAGCAGATGAATACAACGAAATAAGGTTCAATTTAATGGCAGTTGTACCTGATCATCGACTCGCAATTCAGcacaaattaaaaatgttaCGAACAAATAGGCAGATAGTACTTGATGCTTTACAGCATTTGCGTAAAGCTAAGGTTCcagagaaaaaagaagaaacagAAACAAATAGTACTGGTATGATTATGGCTGTAGAGGATAACCACATTCAATTATCAGGAG GATCAGCGATGGAGACAACAAATGAAAAAGTAACTTTATGCCCTTTGGACTACTCAACACCTCTTACTATTCAAACATCCCCAGCACCTAGTACTTCCAGTACTGACACATCTTCTGAGATTGGTTCAGTTTTTAATTCTCCAACTCAGGCATGGAATTGGACACAGGGCAGTCCTGTATCCAGGGATTTAAAAAG atTTGTAGTGATACGAGTAGAAGGTGGAGAAAAGGAGCAATCAGAAGTCGTGAAAGTGGAAAAAAATGGGCCAGTTGCACGTGTCCGCACATGTAATGGTGATACAGTTGTAGCTGAAAGGGAAAAGAAACATCCAGAGTTGTTCGAACACCACACATTCGCACCACAAGATCTGCTCGCCCTATTGAGAAATTTGGATCACGAAATTTGTCTTTGTGAAATGAGTCTCAAAGATGAAAAtgacaaacaaaataaatataag ATTGATGATTGCAGACGAACACATAATTATGATGAATTCATTTGTACATTTATATCCATGTTAGCTGAACAAGGTTTGCTTGCCGATTTGGTTGAGCAACATTTACAATTACCTAAACGGCCTGGTAATATTCCAACCCCAAAAGCTGTGAAAATAGTGAAAAAGGATAGGCATGGTAAAAAGAAGAAAGGAAAAACAAAAACTAGGAAAAAAAGATAA
- the LOC123682862 gene encoding serine/threonine-protein kinase RIO3 isoform X2, which translates to MSSPWAKIEKPNINFQEIISEQLAADIAKREQDKYMKSVRDEMSTGEVCNALQDEARCLENFDIPEELRDIIKENEIIESDAEIARTLQDQYDREHDEELKRCENKFNRGSKVSISFRNYGRSLESYDYQEPPAELPERRDWDRFETMEKEIGTMPLCGYKIKDGQYITKHDPTICGRKNACRLLSFPPEFQIGDGENIDMLINNKVFNGLKLFMQYSQNHRRHKIRDKKEDRATAMFGLDEHTKLQLFKMVNNSQILEDVGGLISIGKEAAIFHGYSNSENGDAPRECAIKVFKTTLSEFKDREKYIKGDHRFKDRIGKQNSRKTVHIWAEKEMANLCRLKKAGIPCPEVIMLKEYVLVMTFIGKDCIPAPKLKEANMSPADYIVAYDQVTSIMKTLFWDAKLIHADLSEYNILWYEGQCYIIDVSQSVEPIHENAFTFLYRDCENITSFFRKKSVPGVLTTNELFKSITGYYFEEKEQILKLQVTEKPKPHTIDRLHEETNDNFESVWNNLQTYSDNEKNSSLIESPKA; encoded by the exons ATGTCTTCCCCCTGGGCTAAAATTGAAAAACCCAATatcaattttcaagaaattatatCCGAACAACTAGCAGCTGATATTGCAAAAAGGGAACAAGATAAATACATGAAGAGTGTAAGAGACGAAATGTCAACAGGAGAAGTCTGCAATGCATTGCAAGACGAAGCAAGGTGTCtagaaaattttgatattcctgAAGAATTACGGGATATTATAAAAGAGAACGAAATAATTGAATCAGATGCTGAGATAGCAAGAACCCTACAGGATCAGTATGATAGAGAACATGACGAAGAATTGAAGAGAtgtgaaaataaattcaatagaGGTTCTAAAGTCTCAATTTCATTTAGAAATTATGGGAGATCCTTGGAAAGTTATG atTATCAAGAACCACCTGCAGAATTGCCAGAACGAAGAGATTGGGATCGCTTCGAAACAATGGAAAAAGAAATAGGAACTATGCCTTTATGTGGTTATAAAATTAAAGATGGGCAATATATAACTAAGCATGACCCAACAATATGCGGAAGGAAAAACGCTTGTAGACTTCTCTCTTTTCCTCCTGAATTCCAAATTGGTGATGGAGAAAACATTGACATGCTAATAAACAATAAAGTTTTCAATGG TTTAAAACTTTTCATGCAATACAGCCAGAATCATAGACGACATAAAATTCGCGACAAAAAAGAAGATAGAGCAACTGCTATGTTTGGACTAGATGAACATACAAAGTTGCAACTTTTCAAAATGGTGAACAATTCTCAGATCTTAGAGGATGTTGGTGGTCTTATAAGTATTG GAAAAGAAGCTGCAATTTTCCACGGCTACAGTAACTCAGAGAATGGCGATGCTCCTCGAGAATGCGCCATCAAGGTGTTCAAAACTACCTTGTCAGAATTTAAAGATAGAGAGAAATACATAAAAGGTGATCATAGATTCAAGGATAGGATTGGTAAACAAAATTCACGGAAGACAGTTCATATTTGGGCCGAGAAGGAGATGGCCAATTTGTGTAGATTAAAGAAAGCAGGCATTCCGTGTCCTGAAGTGATTATGCTGAAAGAATATGTTTTGGTTATGACATTCATTGGCAAGGACTGCATACCTGCTCCTAAATTGAAGGAAGCTAATATGAGTCCTGCAGACTACATAGTGGCCTATGATCAA GTAACCAGCATAATGAAGACTCTGTTTTGGGATGCCAAGTTGATCCACGCCGATTTGTCTGAATACAACATCTTGTGGTACGAAGGACAGTGTTATATTATTGACGTAAGTCAATCGGTGGAGCCAATCCATGAAAATGCCTTCACCTTCCTCTATAGAGATTGTGAAAACATTACATCT ttcTTTAGGAAAAAGTCTGTTCCTGGTGTTCTCACTACCAACGAACTGTTCAAGTCTATTACTGGTTATTATTTTGAGGAGAAGGAACAAATTCTGAAGCTGCAAGTTACAGAAAAACCTAAACCACACACCATAGACCGCCTTCATGAAGAAACAAATGACAATTTCGAGAGCGTTTGGAACAATCTGCAGACTTATagcgataatgaaaaaaattcctcaTTAATAGAGTCACCCAAGGCATAA
- the LOC123682862 gene encoding serine/threonine-protein kinase RIO3 isoform X1 encodes MSSPWAKIEKPNINFQEIISEQLAADIAKREQDKYMKSVRDEMSTGEVCNALQDEARCLENFDIPEELRDIIKENEIIESDAEIARTLQDQYDREHDEELKRCENKFNRGSKVSISFRNYGRSLESYDYQEPPAELPERRDWDRFETMEKEIGTMPLCGYKIKDGQYITKHDPTICGRKNACRLLSFPPEFQIGDGENIDMLINNKVFNGLKLFMQYSQNHRRHKIRDKKEDRATAMFGLDEHTKLQLFKMVNNSQILEDVGGLISIDNLSGKEAAIFHGYSNSENGDAPRECAIKVFKTTLSEFKDREKYIKGDHRFKDRIGKQNSRKTVHIWAEKEMANLCRLKKAGIPCPEVIMLKEYVLVMTFIGKDCIPAPKLKEANMSPADYIVAYDQVTSIMKTLFWDAKLIHADLSEYNILWYEGQCYIIDVSQSVEPIHENAFTFLYRDCENITSFFRKKSVPGVLTTNELFKSITGYYFEEKEQILKLQVTEKPKPHTIDRLHEETNDNFESVWNNLQTYSDNEKNSSLIESPKA; translated from the exons ATGTCTTCCCCCTGGGCTAAAATTGAAAAACCCAATatcaattttcaagaaattatatCCGAACAACTAGCAGCTGATATTGCAAAAAGGGAACAAGATAAATACATGAAGAGTGTAAGAGACGAAATGTCAACAGGAGAAGTCTGCAATGCATTGCAAGACGAAGCAAGGTGTCtagaaaattttgatattcctgAAGAATTACGGGATATTATAAAAGAGAACGAAATAATTGAATCAGATGCTGAGATAGCAAGAACCCTACAGGATCAGTATGATAGAGAACATGACGAAGAATTGAAGAGAtgtgaaaataaattcaatagaGGTTCTAAAGTCTCAATTTCATTTAGAAATTATGGGAGATCCTTGGAAAGTTATG atTATCAAGAACCACCTGCAGAATTGCCAGAACGAAGAGATTGGGATCGCTTCGAAACAATGGAAAAAGAAATAGGAACTATGCCTTTATGTGGTTATAAAATTAAAGATGGGCAATATATAACTAAGCATGACCCAACAATATGCGGAAGGAAAAACGCTTGTAGACTTCTCTCTTTTCCTCCTGAATTCCAAATTGGTGATGGAGAAAACATTGACATGCTAATAAACAATAAAGTTTTCAATGG TTTAAAACTTTTCATGCAATACAGCCAGAATCATAGACGACATAAAATTCGCGACAAAAAAGAAGATAGAGCAACTGCTATGTTTGGACTAGATGAACATACAAAGTTGCAACTTTTCAAAATGGTGAACAATTCTCAGATCTTAGAGGATGTTGGTGGTCTTATAAGTATTG ACAATCTTTCAGGAAAAGAAGCTGCAATTTTCCACGGCTACAGTAACTCAGAGAATGGCGATGCTCCTCGAGAATGCGCCATCAAGGTGTTCAAAACTACCTTGTCAGAATTTAAAGATAGAGAGAAATACATAAAAGGTGATCATAGATTCAAGGATAGGATTGGTAAACAAAATTCACGGAAGACAGTTCATATTTGGGCCGAGAAGGAGATGGCCAATTTGTGTAGATTAAAGAAAGCAGGCATTCCGTGTCCTGAAGTGATTATGCTGAAAGAATATGTTTTGGTTATGACATTCATTGGCAAGGACTGCATACCTGCTCCTAAATTGAAGGAAGCTAATATGAGTCCTGCAGACTACATAGTGGCCTATGATCAA GTAACCAGCATAATGAAGACTCTGTTTTGGGATGCCAAGTTGATCCACGCCGATTTGTCTGAATACAACATCTTGTGGTACGAAGGACAGTGTTATATTATTGACGTAAGTCAATCGGTGGAGCCAATCCATGAAAATGCCTTCACCTTCCTCTATAGAGATTGTGAAAACATTACATCT ttcTTTAGGAAAAAGTCTGTTCCTGGTGTTCTCACTACCAACGAACTGTTCAAGTCTATTACTGGTTATTATTTTGAGGAGAAGGAACAAATTCTGAAGCTGCAAGTTACAGAAAAACCTAAACCACACACCATAGACCGCCTTCATGAAGAAACAAATGACAATTTCGAGAGCGTTTGGAACAATCTGCAGACTTATagcgataatgaaaaaaattcctcaTTAATAGAGTCACCCAAGGCATAA